GCAAAAAGGAAAGTTTCTTCATTGTTGAAGATAACGATCTGATCAGCTATTACACGATTAAAAATGAAAACGCCCTGCTGAAATGGCAGGCCAATATCGGTAAAGATGCCGGAACTATCGGTGACCTGTTTTTTATCAAAACCAAACCCGTTGCTGAAGCAGGGACTCGCCCTTCCGTCAAGGGTCAAACCCTCGTATCATTTAAGTATTCTCGTATGCTTGAAGAGACTTCCTACGAGATCATGAACAAGTCCGGCTCCATCCATGCGGGCTCCATTGCCCCTGAGAAAGGTAAAGTGATCGTTGAAGTTCCGGAAGAAAAGTAAATTGGAATGCCCGCCCAGGCTTTAGAGACCTTTGTATCGGCGCAGGTGGGCAAATGATGCTTCTTCTGAATGCAACACCAAAAGGGATGTCCCCTACGTGATGAATAAACATAACGGGGGACATCCCTTTTTAGCATTATTCTTTATTTATTCGCTCACGGATATCATTGTCTTAATATTGCGTATTTCCGGACTGACTGGTTTTTCCCGAAGCAAATCCCTTAAATAAGGTCGGGACTTTAGAATAACGGGTATTTGTAATTTTCCCTTGCGATGTACTGCTGTCCGTACGCATGATCGAATCTTTGACGTTGGAAATATTTGAGTTGTCCAGCGTCATGTTCACCGTGAAGGTGGTTCCACCATTTTGACGCACCAGCTTGCCAATATCGTCTGCACGGAAATTTTTAATGTTAATCGTTCCGGCTGCATTAATTTGAAATACTTTATCGTAGGCTTTGTAAGCTGCCCCGCCAGTAATGTTGACTGTTCCGGCTGATTTCAGAGTCAGAGCGTCCTCGCCTACATCCTCCCACACCACATTTGAAATTGTACAGTTACCGTAACAATGAACACCGTCAGCTGCGGGTGAACCGATATTTACATTTTTGAGCGTGGCGCCTGCCTCCAGTCGAAATACCGGCTTCTGATTTTCCGCTTGAGATCCATCTCCCAGTGTGGAGGGGTTAGCTACATAGGTTTGGCCTTTGCCGTCAAACGTTTCACCCTTGGGTACAATAATCGTTGAGTTTACCACAGTAGGTGCGGCAAAAGCTGGAATTGCACTGAATAATGAAGCGACCAAACCCGCGGACAGTAACAACGTCAACATTTTTTTCATCACTTAAATCCTCCCTTATTCTGATGAATTGGCGTACAAGCATAAGCTTGTCCTCAAGGAACCGATCAGAGGTGCACCTCTGGCTTGGAACCTACCCTGATCCTACCAAAAAAGGAATGTTACGATAATAATCATTAGCTTAGATATAGAAACGACAGCATTATACCTGTGTTCTCGGCATTTTTTGCATCGTACTCCATTGTGTAATGTGCCGATCTCAACTTCGGGTATGCTTCTTTTACAACTTATAATCTATGGCTATATGCTCCTTTATCGTTCTAAAAAAAAAACGAAAGACCACTTCATCTGTTTTCAGACAACGTGATCTCTATTATTTTGAATCTCATTTTATTTATTAAATTACGCTTTAGGCTCCGAACCGCTGACGATATCCGCACTTCCGACATAATTCCTCCACGGCTTCCCGTTTGGAGAAACCATAGAACAGATTATTGGCTCGTTCACCATCCACAATCTCCGAGAACGATTTTTCGTGAACGTTGCCCAAGTTAATTACACCTTCACCATCTAGACAGCATGGAACCACAGTTCCATCGACAAGCACGGCTGCCTGACTGCGAAGCGCATGACAGAAGCCTTTACCATCATCTTCGGGTGCATCCAGACTCGGCCACTGGAATTCATGATCCTGATTCAGATATACATTCGGGGCAATTTTGACACCACTCCCTGGCACCACTTTCTCCTCAATACGGAAATCCAGATTGAACTCTCGTTCAAGGACCTCCAGCGTCTCCCGGTTTCGGTTCATCTGCGCATTCGTAAAGTTATCCTGTGTCAGATTCCAGAGTCGGAATGAAATAATGACATTGTGCTTCACGGCTTCTCGAACAAAAGACAACACATTGCCCAGATAACCCTCACGGTCTGTAGAACCCTCATGACCATCAAAGCTGTGCAGGGAGAAGTTCATCTGACGCAGCGCGGGTTTGCCAAGCAGTTTGTGCTGGGTTTTGGGCAGCAGCGTACCGTTTGTTGTAATGTTGACCTTGAATCCCTTTTCATGCGCTGAATCCAATAACAGATCAATTTTGGGATGAAGCAGCGGCTCACCTTTGACATGTAAATAAATATGTTTGGTATGGGGTTTGATCTGATCCAATATATTGTTGAAGACTTCAGGGTCAATGAAATTTTTGGCACGTTTGGTCTGTGGACAGAAGCTGCATGCCAGATTACATATACTTGTGATCTCAATATATACTTTCTTGAACGTTTTCAACTCGGGGTCCCCATTCTGCTTAGAGGGAGAACAGTCCCACCCTCATTTGTGATCCGGCTCATATGTGCCACCACTATTATA
Above is a window of Paenibacillus sp. E222 DNA encoding:
- a CDS encoding pectate lyase, translating into MKKMLTLLLSAGLVASLFSAIPAFAAPTVVNSTIIVPKGETFDGKGQTYVANPSTLGDGSQAENQKPVFRLEAGATLKNVNIGSPAADGVHCYGNCTISNVVWEDVGEDALTLKSAGTVNITGGAAYKAYDKVFQINAAGTINIKNFRADDIGKLVRQNGGTTFTVNMTLDNSNISNVKDSIMRTDSSTSQGKITNTRYSKVPTLFKGFASGKTSQSGNTQY
- a CDS encoding radical SAM/SPASM domain-containing protein, which codes for MKTFKKVYIEITSICNLACSFCPQTKRAKNFIDPEVFNNILDQIKPHTKHIYLHVKGEPLLHPKIDLLLDSAHEKGFKVNITTNGTLLPKTQHKLLGKPALRQMNFSLHSFDGHEGSTDREGYLGNVLSFVREAVKHNVIISFRLWNLTQDNFTNAQMNRNRETLEVLEREFNLDFRIEEKVVPGSGVKIAPNVYLNQDHEFQWPSLDAPEDDGKGFCHALRSQAAVLVDGTVVPCCLDGEGVINLGNVHEKSFSEIVDGERANNLFYGFSKREAVEELCRKCGYRQRFGA